In Mycolicibacterium lutetiense, the sequence CCATGTCGTAGGCGAAATAGCCCACCAACCCCGAGGACAGCGGCGGCAGGTCCGGCACCGCCTCGGTCTGCAGCAGATCCAGCGTGGCCCGCAACGCCGCCAACGGTTCGCCGCCGCTGGGCGCATCCTTGGGGGCCGTACCCAGCCACACCGCGTGGTCGTCGCGCACTGTGAGGGCCGAGGGGGCACCGGCGCCGATGAACGACCATCGAGACCACGAGCGACCGTTCTCGGCCGATTCCAGCAGGAATGTGCCGGGACGGTTGGCGGCGAGCTTGCGGTACGCGGATAACGGCGTCTCGCTGTCGGCCAGCACCTTGCGGGTCACCGGGACCACACGGTGCTCAGCGGCCAGCGCCCGGAAATCCTCGCGCGATGTGGTGCGGTTGAGGCTGTCGGGGGTGGTTTGCACAGACCAATCCTCCCAGATCGACCGAGCAGGACTGGCATGCAGACGGCGTAGCGTGACCGACCATGACACAGATCAGGACCGGTGACACCGCTCCCGACTTCGAGCTCCCGGACCAGACCGGCACGATTCGCAGCCTGACGAGCCTGCTCGCCGACGGCCCGGTGGTGCTGTTCTTCTATCCGGCGGCGATGACTCCAGGATGCACGAAGGAGGCCTGTCACTTCCGTGATCTGGCCGGCGAGTTCACTGCCGCCGGGGCGAACCGGGTCGGAATCAGCACCGACCCGGTCGCCAAACAGGCCAAGTTCGCCGACATCCAGAACTTCGACTACCCGCTGCTCTCGGATGCCGACGGCAAGGTGGCGGCCCAGTTCGGGGTGAAGCGTGGCCTGCTCGGCAAGCTCATGCCGGTCAAGCGGACCACGTTCGTCATCGGTACCGACCGCACTGTGCTCGGGGTGATCTCCAGCGAGATCAGCATGGATACCCATGCCGACAAGGCGCTGGAAGTGCTCAAGGCACGTTGACCGCCCGCAGCACCGCCGCCATCGACGCTGCGAGCACCGAATCGCTGCGCCCGCACGCCCATCCGGTGCGGCCGGCCGACCGGTACTCCAGGTAGCTGACGGCGGTGCTGCCGATCGACTGCTGGGTCAGGCTCAACACCTCGACCGAATGGCCGATCTCCTCGAGTGCGGCCCGCAGCGCGTCCACCGGACCGATGCCGCGGTGGCTGCTGGTCGCGGTACGGCCGTCGCACACCAGCGTGAGGTCGGTGGCGGCGGCTGCACCGTCGCCGCCGGTATGCCAGTCCTTGAGTTGCACCGGCCCGCCGTGATCGAGATAGGCGGCCTCGAACAGTTCGAACAACTCGGCGGCGGTGACTTCCGCACCACTTTCGTCGGTGTGTGCCTGGACATGACGGGCGAAATCGATCTGCAGGCGGCGGGGCAGCTCCAACCCGTATTCGGCTGCCAGCAGGTAGGCGATCCCGCCCTTGCCGGATTGTGAGTTCACCCGGATCACCGCGTCGTAGGTACGGCCGATGTCGGCCGGGTCGATCGGCAGATACGGCACCCGCCAATCGATTTCATTCTCCGGCTGCCCGGTGTCGGCGGCACGTCGGCGATGTTCGGCGAAACCCTTCTTGATCGCATCCTGGTGGGTTCCCGAGAACGCCGTGTGCACCATGTCGCCCACATAGGGATGGCGCTCGTGAATCGGCATGCGGGTGCAGTGACTGACTGTCCGCGCGATCTCGTCGATGTCGGAGAAGTCGATCATCGGATCCACACCCTGGGCATGCAGATTCAGCGCCAGGGTGGCGATGTCGACGTTGCCGGTGCGTTCACCGTTGCCGAACACGCAACCTTCGACCCGCTGCGCACCAGCGAGTACCGCCAGCTCGGCGCAGGCGACCCCGGTCCCCCGGTCGTTGTGCGGGTGCACCGAGAGGATGACGCTGTCCCGACGAGGCAGGTTGCGGTGCATGTACTCGATCTGGTCGGCATAGACGTTCGGGGTGGCGATCTCGACGGTGGCGGGCAGGTTCAGGATGACCGGA encodes:
- a CDS encoding 2-isopropylmalate synthase produces the protein MTNSTFPTIDTPAGDVPANAPGWNRQRHSQMPSYRYAEVYDRVEVPLVQRDWPTARMVSAPLWVPVDLRDGNQALAEPMDPSRKRRFFELLVAMGYKEIEVGYPSASQTDFDFVRLLAESDIAPPDVTIVVFVPARRDLIERTVDSVRGIRNDVVIHMYTATAPTWRDVVLGKGRTELRDLILAGARDVLEFTDGMPNVRFEFSPEVFNLTEPDYVLELCDAVTELWRATPDRPVILNLPATVEIATPNVYADQIEYMHRNLPRRDSVILSVHPHNDRGTGVACAELAVLAGAQRVEGCVFGNGERTGNVDIATLALNLHAQGVDPMIDFSDIDEIARTVSHCTRMPIHERHPYVGDMVHTAFSGTHQDAIKKGFAEHRRRAADTGQPENEIDWRVPYLPIDPADIGRTYDAVIRVNSQSGKGGIAYLLAAEYGLELPRRLQIDFARHVQAHTDESGAEVTAAELFELFEAAYLDHGGPVQLKDWHTGGDGAAAATDLTLVCDGRTATSSHRGIGPVDALRAALEEIGHSVEVLSLTQQSIGSTAVSYLEYRSAGRTGWACGRSDSVLAASMAAVLRAVNVP
- a CDS encoding peroxiredoxin, producing the protein MTQIRTGDTAPDFELPDQTGTIRSLTSLLADGPVVLFFYPAAMTPGCTKEACHFRDLAGEFTAAGANRVGISTDPVAKQAKFADIQNFDYPLLSDADGKVAAQFGVKRGLLGKLMPVKRTTFVIGTDRTVLGVISSEISMDTHADKALEVLKAR